A genomic stretch from Thunnus maccoyii chromosome 19, fThuMac1.1, whole genome shotgun sequence includes:
- the LOC121886029 gene encoding CDK5 regulatory subunit-associated protein 2-like isoform X3 translates to MDSVVGDDMTLPVDINGSCRLPDSIDAGEYSTDSMTAPSFPGKMSPIKALTMKDYENQITALKKENFNLKLRIYFMEERMQQKCDDSTEDIFKTNIELKVECESMKRDLAEKQELLVSASKALESLAGRESGEPQRVREQAQREMDALRDAFNKRIADLEQSLRTAEEEVEKMAAIAEQEKFKNINMEKQLQALGLPSAITPVPSPVHDLQLALQDKDNIIEQLKITLKNQEAVIHQKNNRDQETDAPSAECVKQLSDLIAKKDHELEALRDELHKEKDRVQPDHQKSEVSRLESVNKLLTEELTQAKSTNENLTRTLDDTQSQNKTLSGNLEEKENELNSEKKNALKRDKTIQGLTQVLREKEKEIAELCHEIEDRDDALAKAREAAHKAQLQKYQGVEEHQNLLMAKQTELAQLQGEHHAKVLEAQKLQRALDRKEQELADLQQAKDQLEVELEDLQQQKKKGDKALNDLNNQLKKQSGEIGDRESALEQQYQELLDQTKRKLQAREVTIQRLSTTLADKEQQLQEYINMVRDLEQSKSPGGNDNMLSKLRQRLKEKEKALEEALDEKFAAIEEKDNEIHQLQLSLREKERDLDRLNNLLSHNEETINSFDSLIKEKDVELQHLANTLKNLQRAKQDVEDNLNRSLREKDAIISQLQLSLEGKTKDMDEMAESMLSQSQTNARDLAEQMGQRLKVTEAMLAEAVKARERLVADNESAVEGLLATISSKDQLLKESAEHYNRMLSERTQEIQELRRQLSDRQQQLDTAEKQSSTTAQEGYLETAELRALLAEKESLINKLLQRGQERDQYLAEMRQKEESDHVLELRQTIQVMQEKLDEREAELSRRNSEDNVENIPHSKKAVVILKKELAQKTDALNKALKRENELKISLAELQSLLSELEGRNEGQAANIESLTATLKTKDEIINVLHQRLGQRADSRADHTQDPVIGSGMERSLPGLPQRERTMIGGDSQQEALPNLIALQQEQDALNKALRAEQQLYSSLVRAVKEQDSAQRLHALQLELTAVQLLRQQLEESIKTNEELRDDLERELDRAKLREGMDLIDPKELESMRHQLEDAQRWNASLQARLGAIQNRGGGVGGANDGGDTLSFIGDQTSYMSICVAEGQDDSLSLLSSQELRQKVLELQDCVNRLQTLNNELQSRLSLLEKSDRDAYRKEDKDLAGSSPWKQLEKTREAQPLTHSSGMNHSGQDKESQTDTNLGQMVSGKLLDDESVDSGISQSREHAQSGNNSLNTEEKDSRERKRDIMALKSLLTDCGATSVSHLREELLRLKSENVELRGLLKEQKSTECKEKESTDASGNSSDGQAELRQSVETLQAGAKGHSKVTRLSKDKGDKISNEVPDGEIPVAMELIVSTAEEEMERLETEGQSHSKSAKQHVAKHGAGVRSRLPVPLRSKMEASGSKQEPGNLQSEHDSDHVKTDALQHLLLNDVYETEQQLHADSSSSASLQPSTSPSSTLRHAHCSSSPGGSDNGSKAIETPDDTQVQSALFTQLELLHQECQEKEALINKLSEQLSDWEELHAQLQEKERINRQYAEALQAAESTIAYLTACSLDSQGGLMSSSCPGSGSVGSDAALHSRCIELQKALQEKEDLNNQLIELLNLAEKAISSFDSQEKNPEVGDLHSKIETALQQGNASSNSSRGDFGCTEDSMHELQRHADSLQEALWEQNRLNAELQEKLWAAEAAAQHGCDGAGQNGTCSGQIVAESLMEKESKGQQRMMGSSDNVNLNQEMTKVLANCLNAAESAIASLAAHCTNTSSLASGRSSQTSPDLQIYLDKLQRALQEREELQGLTEPTQLTIKSSSNQSAATAGTKEQLHQELHHNLCLLYKVFSDLSQRISELQASLQEERGRREESKARTTVQDAKGLPPNVQVQLETLHKALREKKKACKSLEEKLATAQSIITKTPSPETARKALEQDDKGVQVDLQDLGYETSGKSENDREESSSTDIEVGVNPSCSASSLPSLLKHEQATFSSTENLDSTSSTPYPSSPALSSAKVSLKGLQVYEDYGVSEDPLQLQTQVRELKVQLESQTKLILQMQSLLRRNSLSSDLVANASDPSIVRDQEGAQREDHTHDRSYRGGQLREKKEGENQAMKDKRSRLNMELERERTLNRSTSEPLQQTRSGSTSPARLDSLVQSQARELSQLRQQIKESRGLGVLHRRQLQELSKAFKELLQAGKVDHYMGDVVKEQLDKSLSILDRLEGRLDKGESHLDNEDVAALELSRRLAKELQEKNRLIQSLQNQFRGQSPSSHHSSHSDLYHSDRTSSSCHSSSATQGGSRAHSQRHLADRTVGGAQEEDVSGHREAASRLQGLQRENGRLQEKLRGSEELNATLRRELDLHRSIMAQNSSHHQEEDHSHEQEESGCQTEAHKHDGDVGSQKNASEQPHNMNSDLLAEHLQEIRALRQRLEESIRTNDRLREQLERRLAEVDKDSAATNIFIHGNEEKGQLANEVRFLWGQNQALKEQLNMGSRDKQKENEKLRETLARRTAKLEQSRKECEALMQENGRLQERLELSSQENAQLQESLHYSKEEMDRLQCEVKLQRQQLSDSQHVLQSLRVELQVYEKIKTEAQKHDESSETTLQPVPVPSSGSVDLGELLSEIRHLRLQLERSIQTNTALRQRLEEQLLRGQNRSETININYLLSSPDEGGRSPGRESCDPQRHSFQTHNEHTSVLYDEKRRAHSEVDGWSVSSSSGESLSGAPSRLVPGHRMWANRNGRHFLGLIEDYSALRKQISEGRKLSRSMDSQLQECLLTLRQQGSDNKVIEQQHLKSLSVNMNTMQQVLEEAGRLLKLVWRVSLPAGNAAGDNSNNQQDELLKNEIARLKSRLSQQERMLSGAVKRLRTTNQLKEGMERVIIDQLSLTHGVLKKARGNLETNYCTLFGLKGLSGGPDEGSPGQWPVGDTTDPQPEQISAVVCRATAGRHSVSSEENNSDASFHCSY, encoded by the exons CTGCAGACTGCCAGACTCCATAGATGCTGGAGAGTATTCCACAGACAGCATGACAG ctcCGTCCTTCCCTGGAAAAATGTCCCCTATCAAAGCCCTCACCATGAAGGACTATGAGAAT CAAATCACAGCTCTGAAGAAAGAGAACTTTAACCTGAAGCTGCGCATTTACTTCATGGAGGAGCGCATGCAGCAGAAGTGTGATGACTCCACTGAGGACATATTTAAAACG AACATTGAGCTGAAAGTGGAGTGTGAGTCCATGAAGAGGGACCTTGCAGAGAAACAGGAGCTACTGGTGTCTGCATC CAAAGCGTTGGAGAGTCTGGCTGGTCGAGAATCAGGAGAACCCCAGCGTGTGAGAGAGCAAGctcagagagagatggatgcgCTTCGAGACGCATTCAACAAGAGGATAGCTGACCTAGAACAG TCTCTACGAACAGCAGAGGAAGAGGTTGAGAAGATGGCAGCCATCGCTGAGCAGGAGAAGTTTAAGAATAtcaacatggagaagcagctcCAAGCCCTGGGTCTACCCAGCGCCATCACCCCTGTCCCCAGCCCAGTCCACGACCTGCAGCTGGCTCTGCAGGACAAAGACAA TATCATAGAGCAGCTCAAGATCACTTTAAAGAACCAGGAAGCTGTAATCCATCAGAAGAATAACAGAGACCAGGAGACAGATGCACCATCAGCTGAGTGtgtaaaacagctgtcagatcTCATCGCCAAGAAAGACCATGAACTTGAG gcACTGAGGGACGAACTACATAAAGAGAAGGATAGAGTACAACCGGACCATCAG AAGAGTGAGGTTAGCCGATTGGAGTCCGTCAATAAGCTGCTGACTGAAGAGCTCACCCAGGCAAAAAGCACCAATGAGAACCTGACAAGAACACTGGACGATACTCAGAGTCAGAACAAG ACCCTGTCAGGGAATTTAGAAGAGAAAGAGAACGAACTCAACTCTGAGAAGAAAAATGCTCTAAAGCGAGACAAAACAATCCAGGGGCTCACTCAAGTCctcagagaaaaggaaaaagag ATTGCAGAGTTGTGTCATGAGATTGAGGACAGGGATGACGCTCTGGCCAAGGCTAGAGAGGCAGCACATAAAGCCCAACTGCAGAAATACCAG GGAGTAGAGGAGCATCAAAATCTATTAATGGCAAAGCAAACAGAGCTGGCCCAACTACAAGGGGAACACCATGCCAAGGTGCTTGAAGCCCAAAAGCTACAGCGTGCCCTGGACAGAAAGGAGCAAGAGTTGGCTGACTTGCAGCAGGCAAAGGACCAGCTAGAGGTGGAACTGGAGGACCTGCAACAGCAGAAGAAAAAGGGAGACAAAGCACTGAAT gATCTGAACAATCAGCTGAAAAAGCAGAGTGGTGAGATCGGGGACAGGGAGAGCGCTCTGGAACAGCAGTACCAGGAGCTGTTAGACCAAACTAAAAGAAAACTGCAGGCCCGTGAGGTCACCATCCAGCGGCTCAGCACCACACTGGCTGATAAAGAGCAGCAGCTACAG GAGTACATAAACATGGTCAGAGACCTTGAGCAAAGCAAAAGCCCAGGGGGAAACGATAACATGCTTTCCAAGCTGCGACAGAGgctgaaagaaaaggagaaagctCTGGAG GAAGCGCTGGATGAGAAGTTTGCTGCCATTGAGGAAAAAGACAATGAGATACACCAACTGCAGCTGTCTctaagagagaaggaaagagaccTGGATAGGCTCAATAACTTGCTCTCTCACAACGAGGAAACCATTAAC AGTTTTGACAGTCTGATAAAGGAAAAGGATGTAGAGCTGCAGCATCTcgcaaacacactgaaaaacctgCAGAGAGCCAAGCAAGATGTAGAAGATAACCTGAACAGGTCACTGAGGGAGAAGGACGCCATCATCAGCCAGTTACAGCTCTCCCTGGAGGGCAAGACAAAGGATATGGAT GAAATGGCAGAATCCATGCTGAGCCAGTCACAGACTAATGCACGTGACCTCGCTGAGCAGATGGGCCAGAGGTTAAAGGTCACAGAGGCTATGTTGGCTGAGGCTGTGAAGGCCAGGGAAAGGCTTGTCGCTGACAATGAGAGCGCTGTGGAAGGACTGCTGGCTACAATTAGCAGCAAAGACCAACTTCTCAAG GAGTCTGCAGAGCACTACAACCGCATGCTGTCTGAACGTACTCAAGAGATTCAGGAACTGAGGAGGCAGCtgtctgacagacagcagcagcttgaCACTGCTGAGAAGCAAAGCTCCACAACAGCCCAGGAGGGTTATTTAGAGACAGCAGAGCTCAGAGCCCTGCTTGCTGAAAAAGAAAGCCTCATCAAC AAGCTTCTTCAGCGCGGTCAGGAGAGGGACCAGTATCTGGCAGAGATGAGGCAGAAGGAGGAGTCAGATCATGTGTTGGAGCTCAGACAAACTATCCAGGTCATGCAGGAGAAGTTGGATGAGCGGGAAG ctGAGCTGTCCAGGAGGAACAGTGAGGATAATGTGGAGAACATTCCACACTCCAAGAAAGCAGTCGTCATCCTGAAGAAGGAGCTAGCACAGAAAACCGATGCATTGAATAAAGCACTGAAGAGGGAAAATGAACTGAAG ATTTCTTTGGCAGAGCTACAGTCATTGTTATCTGAGCTGGAGGGCCGCAATGAAGGTCAGGCTGCCAATATCGAGTCCCTGACTGCCACTCTGAAGACGAAGGATGAGATTATCAAT GTTCTCCACCAGCGCCTCGGTCAGAGAGCGGACAGTCGGGCTGATCATACCCAGGATCCGGTCATCGGCAGCGGCATGGAACGATCACTCCCCGGGCtccctcagagagagagaactatGATTGGTGGAGACAGCCAGCAAGAA GCTTTGCCCAACCTCATAGCTTTGCAACAGGAGCAAGATGCTCTGAACAAAGCCCTGAGAGCTGAACAACAGCTTTACTCCAGCCTGGTCAGGGCTGTAAAGGAGCAGGACAG CGCCCAGCGTCTCCACGCTCTGCAGCTGGAGCTGACAGCGGTGCAGCTCCTCaggcagcagctggaggagagcATCAAAACTAACGAGGAGCTAAGAGACGACTTGGAGAGAGAGCTAGACAGAGCCAAACTCAGAGAAG GTATGGACCTAATTGACCCTAAAGAACTGGAGAGCATGAGACATCAGCTTGAAGATGCCCAGCGCTGGAATGCCTCTCTGCAGGCTCGCTTGGGAGCCATCCAGAACCGTGGAGGAGGGGTTGGTGGGGCTAATGATGGTG gtGACACTTTGAGTTTCATTGGAGATCAGACCTCCTACATGAGTATCTGTGTGGCAGAGGGCCAGGATGACAGCTTGTCTCTACTCTCTTCTCAGGAGCTCAGACAGAAG GTGCTGGAGCTGCAAGATTGTGTCAACAGATTGCAGACGTTAAACAACGAGCTGCAGAGCAGACTGTCACTGTTGGAGAAGTCCGACCGTGACGCTTACAGGAAGGAAGACAAAGACCTGGCCGGCAGTAGCCCTTGGAAACAG CTAGAGAAGACGCGGGAGGCACAGCCTTTGACTCACAGTAGCGGGATGAATCACTCTGGTCAGGATAAAGAgagtcagacagacacaaaTCTGGGACAG ATGGTTTCTGGAAAGCTGTTGGATGATGAGAGTGTGGACAGTGGTATTAGCCAGAGTAGAGAACATGCTCAGTCTGGCAACAACAGCTTGAACACTGAAGAGAAAGATtccagggagaggaagagagatatAATGGCACTTAAATCCCTGCTGACTGATTGTGGGGCCACATCAGTCTCGCACCTTAG AGAGGAGCTGCTCAGACTTAAATCAGAAAATGTGGAACTGCGGGGACTCCTAAAAGAGCAAAAATCTACTGAGtgtaaagagaaagagagcacagATGCTTCAGGAAACAGCAGTGATGGACAGGCCGAATTGAGACAGAGTGTGGAAACACTGCAGGCCGGGGCAAAAGGTCACTCTAAGGTCACCAGGCTGTCGAAGGACAAGGGAGACAAGATCTCTAACGAGGTGCCAGATGGGGAGATCCCGGTCGCCATGGAGCTAATTGTCAGCactgcagaggaggagatggagcgTCTGGAAACTGAAGGCCAGTCACACAGCAAGAGTGCAAAGCAGCATGTCGCAAAGCACGGG GCTGGTGTCAGATCTCGCCTCCCGGTCCCTTTGAGGTCGAAAATGGAAGCTAGCGGCAGCAAACAGGAACCTGGGAACCTGCAGTCGGAGCATGACTCTGATCATGTAAAAACTGATGCACTTCAGCACCTTCTTTTGAATGATGTCTATGAGACTGAACAGCAGTTGCATGCAGACTCCAGCTCCTCTGCGTCACTCCAGCCAAGCACTTCCCCGTCTTCCACCCTCAGACATGCTCATTGTAGCAGCAGTCCTGGAGGCTCAGACAATGGCTCCAAAGCCATAGAGACTCCGGATGACACCCAGGTCCAATCTGCTCTTTTCACGCAGCTAGAGCTCCTCCACCAGGAGTGCCAGGAGAAAGAGGCATTGATCAACAAGTTAAGCGAGCAACTTAGTGATTGGGAAGAGCTCCATGCTCAACTCCAGGAAAAAGAGAGGATTAATCGCCAGTACGCGGAAGCCTTACAGGCTGCAGAATCCACCATTGCTTACCTGACTGCTTGCAGTCTTGACAGCCAGGGTGGACTTATGTCAAGTTCTTGTCCAGGTTCTGGTTCTGTTGGTTCAGATGCTGCCCTCCACAGCAGGTGCATAGAGCTGCAGAAAGCCCTACAGGAAAAGGAGGATCTCAACAACCAGCTCATAGAGCTTCTAAACTTGGCAGAGAAAGCCATCTCCTCCTTCGACAGCCAGGAAAAGAATCCAGAAGTGGGTGATCTACATTCGAAGATAGAGACAGCACTACAGCAGGGGAACGCATCTTCAAATAGCTCAAGAGGTGACTTTGGATGTACTGAGGATTCTATGCACGAGCTGCAGCGTCATGCAGACTCTTTGCAGGAGGCACTTTGGGAGCAGAATAGGCTTAACGCAGAGCTGCAGGAGAAACTGTGGGCTGCAGAAGCTGCTGCACAACATGGCTGCGACGGTGCTGGCCAAAACGGTACATGTTCTGGGCAAATAGTGGCAGAATCACTTATGGAAAAAGAGTCAAAGGGACAGCAAAGGATGATGGGAAGTTCTGATAATGTTAACTTAAATCAGGAGATGACTAAAGTTTTAGCAAACTGCCTTAATGCAGCCGAGTCTGCCATCGCCTCTCTGGCTGCACACTGTACAAACACTAGCTCCTTGGCTTCTGGTAGATCATCCCAGACCAGCCCTGACCTACAGATATATTTAGACAAACTTCAGAGAGCCCtgcaagagagggaggaactGCAAGGCCTGACAGAACCGACGCAGCTGACCATCAAATCCAGCAGCAATCAGTCTGCCGCTACAGCTGGAACAAAGGAGCAACTTCACCAAGAGCTCCATCACAATCTTTGTCTCCTCTACAAAGTCTTCAGTGATCTCTCTCAAAGGATCTCTGAACTCCAGGCTTCCTTACAAGAGGAGAGAGGCCGTAGGGAGGAGAGCAAGGCTCGCACAACAGTACAGGATGCCAAGGGATTACCGCCAAATGTTCAAGTCCAGCTGGAGACTCTCCATAAGGCactgagggagaagaagaaagcgTGTAAAAGCCTGGAAGAGAAACTGGCCACTGCTCAATCCATCATTACCAAGACACCGTCGCCTGAAACTGCACGGAAAG CTCTGGAGCAGGATGACAAAGGCGTGCAGGTGGATTTGCAGGACCTCGGTTACGAAACCAGTGGCAAGAGTGAGAACGATAGGGAAGAGAGCAGTAGCACAG ATATAGAGGTCGGTGTCAACCCCAGTTGCAGTGCTTCTAGTCTGCCTTCGCTGTTGAAACATGAGCAGGCCACTTTCTCCTCTACGGAAAACCTTGACTCAACCTCCAGCACCCCGTACCCTAGTTCCCCAGCTCTCAGCTCAGCCAAG GTCAGTCTGAAAGGCCTGCAGGTGTATGAGGACTACGGTGTTTCTGAGGACCCTCTCCAGCTTCAGACACAAGTCAGAGAGCTGAAGGTCCAGCTGGAAAGCCAGACCAAACTCATTCTCCAAATGCAAAGTCTTCTGCGAAGGAACTCCCTCTCCAGCGACCTCGTCGCCAACGCCTCTGACCCGTCGATCGTCAGGGATCAAGAAGGGGCGCAGAGAGAGGACCATACCCACGATAGGAGCTACAGAGGCGGGCAGctaagagagaaaaaggagggggAGAACCAGGCGATGAAGGATAAAAGAAGCCGTCTGAATATGGAGCTGGAAAGAGAGAGGACACTGAACAGAAGCACGAGTGAACCGCTGCAGCAGACACGCAGCGGCTCTACATCACCTGCAAG ACTGGACTCCCTGGTGCAGTCCCAGGCCAGGGAGCTGTCACAGCTGAGGCAGCAGATCAAGGAGAGCCGTGGTCTGGGAGTCCTGCATCGTCGGCAGCTGCAGGAGCTGAGCAAGGCCTTCAAGGAATTGCTGCAGGCCGGTAAAGTCGACCACTACATGGGAGATGTGGTCAAAGAGCAGCTGGACAAGAGCCTGAGCATTCTGGACAGGCTGGAGGGACGGCTGGACAAAG GAGAGTCTCATCTGGATAATGAGGACGTGGCGGCTCTAGAACTGTCTCGCAG GTTGGCGAAAGAGCTGCAGGAGAAGAACCGTCTCATCCAAAGCCTGCAGAACCAGTTCAGAGGCCAGAGTCCCAGCAGCCACCACAGCTCCCACTCTGATCTGTACCACTCAGACAGGACCTCTTCCTCCTGCCACAGCAGCTCTGCTACACAGGGTGGCAGTCGAGCCCACA GCCAGCGACACCTCGCTGATCGGACGGTGGGAGGAGCTCAGGAGGAAGATGTGTCCGGTCACAGGGAGGCTGCCAGCAGACTGCAGGGCCTGCAGAGGGAGAACGGGCGACTGCAGGAGAAGCTGAGGGGCAGCGAGGAGCTCAACGCCACCCTGCGCAGAGAGCTCGACCTGCATCGCTCCATCATGGCCCAGAACAGCTCCCACCATCAGGAAGAGGATCACAGCCACGAGCAGGAGGAGTCAGGGTGTCAGACGGAAGCACATAAACACGATGGAGACGTCGGCTCACAAAAGAATGCTTCTGAACAACCTCACAACATGAATTCAG aCCTGCTGGCAGAGCATCTACAGGAGATCCGAGCTTTGCGGCAACGCCTCGAGGAGAGTATCCGCACTAACGACCGTCTCAGGGAACAGCTGGAGAGGAGACTAGCCGAAGTGGACAAAGACTCAG CAGCTACCAACATCTTCATCCACGGCAATGAGGAGAAGGGTCAGCTGGCCAACGAGGTACGATTCCTCTGGGGACAAAACCAAGCCCTGAAGGAGCAGCTCAACATGGGGTCTAGAG ACAAGCAGAAAGAGAACGAGAAGTTGCGGGAGACTCTGGCCAGGCGGACGGCCAAACTGGAGCAGAGCAGAAAGGAATGCGAAGCTCTGATGCAGGAAAACGGTCGACTGCAGGAGAGGCTGGAGCTCAGCAGCCAAGAGAACGCTCAGCTGCAGGAGTCACTGCACTACAGCAAGGAGGAGATGGacag GCTGCAGTGTGAGGTGAAGCTCCAGAGGCAGCAGCTGTCCGACTCCCAGCATGTGCTCCAGTCACTGCGGGTGGAGCTGCAAGTTTACGAAAAGATCAAGACCGAAGCTCAGAAACACGACG AATCCAGCGAGACGACCCTGCAGCCCGTCCCCGTCCCTTCCTCCGGCTCCGTCGATCTTGGGGAACTGCTGTCTGAGATCAGACACCTGAGGCTGCAGCTGGAGAGGAGCATCCAGACTAACACGGCGCTGCGACAGAGACTGGAGGAGCAGCTGCTCCGAGGACAAAACCGCTCTGAAACCATCAACATCAACTACCTGCTGTCCTCTCCCG ATGAAGGAGGCAGATCACCAGGTCGTGAAAGCTGTGATCCTCAGCGTCACTCGTTTCAGACTCATAACGAACACACCAGCGTCCTCTACG ATGAAAAACGTCGCGCTCATTCAGAGGTGGACGGTTGGTCGGTCAGCAGCAGCTCCGGTGAGAGTCTCTCCGGCGCTCCCTCTCGCCTGGTGCCGGGCCACCGGATGTGGGCCAACCGCAACGGCCGCCACTTTTTGGGCTTGATCGAGGACTACAGCGCCCTCCGCAAGCAGATCTCAGAGGGCCGGAAGCTGTCGCGCAGCATGGACTCACAACTGCAGGAGTGTCTGCTCACACTCAGACAGCAGGGCTCCGACAACAAG GTGATAGAACAGCAGCATCTGAAGAGTCTGTCCGTCAACATGAACACCATGCAGCAAGTGTTAGAGGAGGCCGGTCGGCTGCTCAAACTGGTGTGGAGAGTATCTCTACCAGCTGGTAACGCTGCTGGAGACAACAGCAACAACCAGCAG GATGAGCTGCTGAAGAACGAGATAGCCAGACTGAAGAGCAGGCTGTCACAGCAGGAGAGGATGCTGAGCGGAGCCGTGAAACGCCTCCGAACAACCAACCAGCTCAAAGAGGGGATGGAGAGGGTCATCATCGACCAGT tgtcTCTCACCCACGGAGTGTTGAAGAAAGCCAGGGGGAATTTAGAG ACAAATTACTGTACCCTCTTTGGCCTGAAAGGCCTGTCTGGAGGACCAGACGAAG GAAGTCCCGGTCAATGGCCAGTAGGAGACACTACAGACCCTCAGCCCGAGCAGATAAGTGCTGTTGTCTGTAGAGCGACCGCAGGCCGTCACTCTGTATCATCAGAGGAAAACAACAGCGACGcctctttccactgcagctacTAA